The following proteins are co-located in the Bradyrhizobium sp. AZCC 2176 genome:
- a CDS encoding ABC transporter substrate-binding protein encodes MSALKKLAVLSTALGLLAASSSGVLAQKKYDTGATDTEIKIGNIMPYSGPASAYGVIAKTEDAYFKKINAEGGINGRKINFISYDDAYSPPKTVEQARKLVESDEVLVVFNPLGTPPNTAIQKYLNSKKVPQLFVATGATKWNDPKNFPWTMGWQPNYQSETQIYAKYILKNKPDAKVGILYQNDDYGKDYLKGFKDGLGAKASSMIVLEESYEVSEPTIDSHIVKLKASGADVFINITTPKFAAQAIKKNAEIGWNPLHFLNSVSSSIGSVIKPAGFENAQGIISSNYLKDTSDPEWKNDPGMKAFDEFLAKYYPEANRIDSFVMYGYTVAQGLVHVLKACGDNLTRENVMKQAASIKGLEIGSLLPGIKVNTSATDFAPISAVQLHRFKGEAWERFGEVIDAEVGG; translated from the coding sequence GCGCAGAAGAAATACGATACCGGCGCAACCGACACCGAGATCAAGATCGGCAACATCATGCCTTATAGCGGCCCTGCTTCCGCTTATGGCGTGATCGCGAAGACCGAGGATGCGTATTTCAAGAAGATCAATGCCGAGGGCGGCATCAACGGCCGCAAGATCAACTTCATCAGCTACGACGACGCCTACAGCCCGCCGAAGACGGTGGAGCAGGCGCGCAAGCTGGTCGAGAGCGATGAAGTCCTGGTTGTCTTCAATCCACTCGGCACGCCGCCAAACACCGCGATTCAGAAATACCTGAACAGCAAGAAGGTGCCGCAACTGTTCGTCGCCACCGGCGCCACCAAGTGGAACGATCCGAAGAACTTCCCGTGGACGATGGGCTGGCAGCCCAACTACCAGAGCGAAACGCAGATCTACGCCAAGTATATTCTGAAGAACAAGCCGGATGCCAAGGTCGGAATTCTCTACCAGAACGACGATTACGGTAAGGATTATCTGAAAGGCTTCAAGGACGGGCTCGGCGCCAAGGCCTCATCGATGATCGTCCTGGAGGAAAGCTACGAAGTCTCCGAACCGACCATCGATTCCCACATCGTCAAGCTGAAGGCTTCCGGCGCCGACGTGTTTATCAACATCACCACGCCGAAGTTCGCGGCGCAGGCGATCAAGAAGAATGCGGAGATCGGTTGGAATCCGCTGCACTTTCTCAACAGTGTCTCCTCTTCGATCGGCAGCGTGATCAAGCCGGCCGGCTTCGAGAACGCGCAGGGCATCATCTCGTCCAACTACCTCAAGGATACGTCTGATCCGGAGTGGAAGAACGACCCCGGCATGAAAGCCTTTGACGAATTTCTGGCCAAGTACTACCCCGAGGCCAACAGGATCGATAGCTTTGTCATGTACGGCTACACGGTCGCCCAGGGGCTCGTGCATGTGCTCAAAGCCTGCGGCGACAATCTCACCCGCGAGAACGTCATGAAGCAGGCGGCCAGCATCAAAGGTCTCGAGATCGGCAGCTTGCTGCCCGGCATCAAGGTCAACACCAGCGCTACCGACTTTGCCCCGATTTCGGCGGTCCAGCTTCATAGATTCAAAGGCGAGGCCTGGGAACGCTTCGGCGAAGTGATCGATGCCGAGGTCGGCGGCTAA